The bacterium genome window below encodes:
- a CDS encoding DUF2087 domain-containing protein, protein MQNKLITRNEFEKRVVELFALKRLGGIPKRRRDKAVVLKALALSFNSSKEYKETEINDLIRNWLKKAEAPERLDHVTLRRELVDEGFLSRPRDGSRYWVTEPKENLFEEDVDSVDVLAVITNAREEQEKTKRVKGEVRKKILNAALELFAAKGYEGASIRDIADKAGVTLPNIYYYFKDKEGLYQAVLKDTVADLMEILIKLDDPEASFRDRFIALGKAKMRMAAQKNAAIELFIKEMLSGGIASPGLTPSLAGAMQTGVKYLEEMISSAVKKGEIKPINPKMGVLYLISLSFVHGSKFITQFIKNREPMSDEDIEEFVDILMKGLEKK, encoded by the coding sequence GTGCAAAACAAATTAATAACAAGGAATGAGTTTGAAAAAAGGGTTGTCGAGCTATTCGCGCTGAAGCGTCTTGGAGGCATCCCTAAGAGACGGAGGGATAAAGCGGTAGTGCTTAAAGCGCTCGCTCTCTCCTTTAACTCCTCAAAGGAGTACAAGGAGACTGAGATTAACGATTTGATCAGGAATTGGCTTAAAAAGGCTGAGGCGCCGGAAAGACTCGACCACGTTACGTTGAGGCGGGAGCTCGTGGATGAAGGTTTCCTCTCACGACCACGCGACGGCTCGCGCTACTGGGTCACCGAACCGAAAGAAAACCTATTCGAGGAAGATGTGGATTCGGTTGACGTTCTTGCGGTTATAACGAACGCACGCGAGGAACAAGAAAAAACGAAGCGCGTCAAGGGCGAGGTAAGAAAAAAAATATTGAATGCCGCGTTAGAACTCTTTGCCGCAAAGGGTTACGAAGGCGCATCTATACGGGATATCGCCGATAAGGCAGGCGTTACCTTGCCCAATATTTATTACTACTTCAAGGACAAGGAAGGCCTGTACCAGGCAGTGCTGAAGGACACGGTCGCGGATCTGATGGAGATTCTTATCAAGCTCGACGACCCCGAGGCTTCCTTCCGCGACAGATTTATTGCTCTGGGAAAGGCAAAAATGCGCATGGCAGCCCAGAAGAACGCCGCCATAGAGCTTTTCATTAAAGAAATGCTTTCGGGAGGAATAGCCTCACCAGGTTTGACTCCTTCGCTTGCCGGGGCCATGCAGACAGGAGTGAAGTATCTTGAAGAAATGATCTCCTCTGCGGTCAAGAAGGGCGAAATAAAACCCATCAATCCCAAAATGGGAGTTCTTTATCTAATCAGCCTGTCGTTCGTTCACGGATCGAAATTCATTACGCAGTTTATCAAGAACCGCGAGCCCATGTCGGATGAGGATATTGAGGAATTCGTGGATATCCTGATGAAGGGTCTTGAAAAGAAATAA
- a CDS encoding ABC transporter ATP-binding protein, which produces MALLSINNLVKDYKTGKVLTHALKGINLEIAEGEFLSVAGPSGSGKTTLLNIIGCLDVPTSGNVSLNGTDLLGLNKKMRANLRKDSIGFIFQSFNLIPVLTAFENVEIPLILLKWDKSKRKDTVEKILIEVGLKDYIHRRPSEMSGGQQQRVAIARALVKEPKLVLADEPTANIDSTTGQEILDLMKKLNQEKHSTFIFSTHDRMVMDFADRLVLLKDGLITSDAKKRK; this is translated from the coding sequence ATGGCTCTTTTGAGCATTAATAATCTCGTAAAAGACTACAAAACAGGCAAGGTACTTACCCATGCACTTAAAGGTATAAATCTCGAGATAGCCGAGGGTGAGTTTCTTTCCGTTGCAGGGCCATCGGGGTCGGGCAAAACAACACTCCTGAACATAATAGGATGCCTTGATGTGCCTACCTCAGGCAACGTTTCCCTTAACGGAACCGACCTGCTGGGCTTGAACAAGAAGATGAGAGCGAACCTGAGAAAGGATTCCATCGGCTTCATCTTCCAGTCGTTCAACCTGATTCCCGTTCTCACTGCATTCGAAAACGTGGAGATACCGCTCATCCTACTCAAATGGGATAAATCAAAACGCAAGGACACGGTGGAAAAAATCCTCATCGAAGTCGGATTGAAGGATTATATACACCGACGGCCTTCAGAGATGTCGGGCGGCCAGCAGCAGCGCGTGGCTATCGCCCGCGCCCTTGTGAAGGAACCTAAGCTGGTGCTTGCCGATGAACCCACCGCAAACATTGATTCCACGACCGGCCAGGAGATACTCGATCTCATGAAGAAGCTTAATCAGGAAAAGCACAGCACATTCATCTTCTCTACTCATGACAGGATGGTTATGGATTTCGCTGACCGACTCGTGCTTCTCAAGGACGGTCTCATAACTTCCGACGCTAAAAAAAGGAAGTAG
- a CDS encoding outer membrane lipoprotein-sorting protein — protein sequence MKPIILIILAVLTAAAEIKAISAEEILSKVDRNVVTSSIRYKAKLDISISGKVMSKQFQGYSTGNDKAYMEFTSPSSDSGKRFLRVKDTFWMYLPSVGKATKLSGAATRSSLMGSDFSYDDAIENEKLSDLYFVTLEKEEKVNGSPCYVIKLTLKPDKSASYFIRKIWVDKSNFSYLKAEFYSKSMTLLKTVQVLEFKQIGAQYYPTHIKMENKLRKDTWTEFKLTDVQIGASIPAEVFTVKYLER from the coding sequence ATGAAACCAATCATTTTGATTATCCTGGCGGTCCTGACTGCAGCCGCCGAAATAAAAGCGATAAGCGCCGAAGAAATACTATCCAAGGTTGACAGGAACGTCGTCACATCCTCGATCCGCTACAAAGCCAAGCTCGACATAAGCATATCGGGGAAGGTAATGTCGAAACAATTCCAGGGCTACAGCACTGGCAACGACAAGGCGTACATGGAGTTTACCTCCCCGTCTTCAGACAGCGGAAAAAGGTTCCTCCGTGTAAAGGACACGTTCTGGATGTACCTGCCTTCGGTAGGCAAGGCGACAAAGCTCTCCGGAGCTGCAACCCGCAGCTCGCTTATGGGCTCGGACTTTTCGTACGACGACGCCATAGAGAACGAAAAACTTTCAGACCTTTACTTCGTGACGCTCGAAAAAGAGGAGAAAGTAAACGGCTCTCCGTGCTACGTTATCAAGCTCACGCTCAAACCCGATAAAAGCGCCTCGTATTTCATAAGAAAAATCTGGGTAGATAAGAGTAATTTCTCCTACCTTAAAGCAGAGTTCTATTCCAAGAGCATGACCTTGCTGAAAACGGTCCAGGTGCTTGAGTTTAAACAAATTGGAGCTCAATATTATCCCACTCATATCAAGATGGAAAACAAGTTAAGGAAGGATACATGGACCGAATTCAAGCTTACCGACGTTCAAATAGGCGCATCTATACCAGCGGAGGTCTTTACCGTAAAATATCTTGAGCGTTAA
- a CDS encoding ferredoxin family protein — MNVENTLKYDPEKCIGCGMCTVVCPHRVFAMNSRKALPAKPDLCMECGACQRNCPPKAITVDSGVGCAAAMIQAALTGRKEATCGPDDAASSCCG; from the coding sequence ATGAATGTTGAGAATACCCTGAAGTATGACCCGGAGAAATGCATAGGATGTGGTATGTGCACTGTTGTCTGTCCGCACAGAGTCTTCGCGATGAACTCCAGGAAAGCACTGCCCGCCAAGCCCGATTTATGCATGGAGTGCGGGGCATGCCAGCGCAACTGCCCGCCAAAGGCGATAACGGTGGATTCGGGAGTCGGCTGCGCCGCGGCCATGATTCAGGCCGCGCTCACTGGAAGAAAGGAAGCGACATGCGGACCGGACGATGCTGCTTCATCGTGCTGCGGATGA
- a CDS encoding class I SAM-dependent methyltransferase translates to MALLYKPGKKIIEETLLTLKERGNQVAQDARFNYEAPDGLRREVAFRDEDFLNHLSATQDECMVDSILEMLKKRKLVPTDAFYRKDAYDRLVKLTREDWFFPWTTFTRAMRRLFYMLSSVKQAKTVVGIGIFYGYTLAYSAAPSCGRDKAYSADKVYGIDINEKAIEGAKKNFSTLEGAEHVKLVAEDGRSFAERFDGTIDFLHLDADDGKKGKGLYLYLLRKLYPRLSAGAWVLAHDVTEPVFSKRGVFKEYLAYVRNAANFSESILFDIDNYGLELSIK, encoded by the coding sequence ATGGCTCTTTTGTATAAACCCGGCAAGAAGATTATTGAAGAAACACTCCTAACGCTTAAGGAGCGAGGCAACCAAGTCGCGCAGGACGCAAGATTCAATTACGAAGCTCCGGACGGTCTTCGCAGGGAGGTTGCATTCCGGGACGAAGACTTCCTGAACCACTTGTCAGCAACACAGGACGAGTGCATGGTCGATTCGATTCTGGAGATGCTCAAAAAGAGAAAACTTGTTCCAACCGATGCGTTCTATCGCAAGGACGCCTATGACAGGCTCGTGAAACTGACCAGGGAAGACTGGTTCTTTCCCTGGACGACTTTTACGAGAGCGATGCGCAGGCTCTTCTACATGCTTTCCTCCGTCAAACAAGCAAAGACGGTCGTCGGTATCGGAATCTTTTACGGCTACACGCTCGCGTACAGCGCTGCCCCGAGTTGCGGCAGAGATAAAGCATATTCTGCAGACAAGGTTTACGGTATAGACATCAACGAAAAGGCAATCGAGGGCGCCAAAAAGAACTTCTCGACACTCGAAGGCGCTGAGCACGTTAAGCTGGTAGCCGAGGATGGCCGCTCGTTCGCTGAACGCTTCGATGGAACTATTGATTTCCTCCATCTTGATGCGGACGATGGAAAAAAAGGAAAAGGCCTTTACCTCTACCTTCTGAGAAAGCTCTACCCAAGGCTTTCAGCCGGCGCATGGGTTCTAGCGCACGATGTGACCGAACCGGTATTCAGTAAAAGAGGTGTGTTTAAGGAGTATCTCGCATACGTAAGGAACGCTGCAAATTTCTCGGAAAGCATCCTTTTCGACATCGACAACTACGGCCTGGAGCTTTCAATAAAATGA
- a CDS encoding DUF4388 domain-containing protein — MRLDGTLNDYPLSDIFQLIFLGKRSGTLHIYSGGDEGKIVFAENLLRFANTKKLKGLPAVRDILGWQTGKFVFDTEELTELEDGSSIELPIQQFILALSTEKDECEDLRTKIGGETRRLYLVSVAPGNKPVSLSPMEWQVITHLGDSPTVKDLEGRLALPERDLLRVIVELCGRGLLTIE, encoded by the coding sequence ATGAGATTAGACGGAACGCTAAACGATTACCCCCTTTCGGACATATTCCAGCTGATTTTTTTAGGTAAGAGATCGGGCACGCTGCATATATATTCAGGCGGCGATGAAGGCAAGATTGTATTCGCGGAAAACCTGTTAAGGTTCGCAAATACCAAGAAACTCAAGGGATTACCAGCAGTAAGAGATATCCTCGGCTGGCAGACCGGAAAATTCGTTTTTGATACGGAAGAACTGACTGAACTCGAGGATGGTTCATCGATAGAACTTCCAATTCAGCAGTTCATTCTCGCATTGTCCACTGAAAAGGATGAGTGCGAAGACTTGAGGACCAAGATAGGCGGGGAAACTCGAAGACTCTACCTCGTCTCCGTCGCTCCAGGCAATAAACCCGTATCGCTTTCTCCTATGGAGTGGCAGGTCATTACCCATCTTGGTGATTCGCCTACTGTAAAGGACCTTGAAGGAAGACTGGCCTTGCCGGAACGCGATCTTTTGCGCGTTATTGTAGAACTCTGCGGCCGCGGGCTTTTGACTATAGAGTAG
- a CDS encoding phosphotransferase, with translation MEKHVVKIYSDRIRREVTKLYGTKPEALKLLGDIENFVYSYPHDGQERILRVTHSSHRTEEDIRGEIDWLNYLAARGVPAAMAHTSPQGNLVEKVDAKDGSYFLVVSFEKAPGKLLGQGEWTPDLIEEWGRIVGMTHRLTKDYPDPGKEIRREHWHEFDYLRWDHYIPSDQLIVLEKCKALVERLKKLPCDRETYGLVHTDMHQSNLLVDGKRLTVIDFDDAHHIWFAGDIATLLFYSRWLGGADADMAEFVRFFLKNFWKGYEKENQLDDWWKETYHDFLKLREMVTYVFIYKKLDVNDLDERGRAIMARYKQNIENDAPLVNVDFTRIG, from the coding sequence ATGGAAAAACATGTAGTAAAGATTTATAGTGACCGGATCAGGCGGGAAGTCACTAAGCTGTACGGGACTAAGCCGGAAGCCTTAAAGCTCCTCGGCGACATAGAGAACTTCGTATACTCCTACCCTCATGACGGGCAGGAGAGGATTCTTCGCGTGACACATTCCTCGCACAGAACCGAAGAAGATATTCGCGGTGAGATAGACTGGCTTAACTATTTAGCGGCGAGAGGCGTGCCTGCGGCAATGGCGCACACCTCGCCGCAGGGCAATCTGGTTGAGAAAGTGGATGCAAAAGACGGCTCTTACTTTCTCGTTGTGTCGTTCGAGAAAGCCCCGGGAAAGCTTTTAGGGCAGGGTGAGTGGACACCCGATCTTATCGAGGAGTGGGGCAGGATAGTGGGAATGACCCATCGGCTGACCAAGGACTACCCGGATCCTGGTAAAGAGATAAGACGCGAACACTGGCATGAGTTCGATTATTTGAGGTGGGACCACTACATCCCATCAGATCAACTGATAGTGCTTGAGAAGTGCAAAGCGCTGGTCGAAAGACTCAAGAAACTTCCTTGTGATCGCGAAACCTATGGACTCGTTCACACCGACATGCACCAGAGCAACCTTCTGGTGGACGGTAAGAGACTGACCGTCATCGATTTCGACGACGCACACCATATCTGGTTTGCTGGTGACATCGCGACCCTTCTCTTCTATTCGCGATGGCTTGGCGGCGCGGACGCGGACATGGCTGAGTTTGTGCGCTTTTTCTTAAAGAACTTCTGGAAGGGATACGAAAAGGAAAACCAGCTTGACGACTGGTGGAAAGAGACCTATCACGATTTCCTGAAACTGAGGGAGATGGTCACCTACGTCTTCATATACAAGAAGCTGGACGTTAACGATCTCGACGAACGCGGCAGGGCTATAATGGCTCGCTACAAACAAAACATCGAGAACGATGCACCCCTTGTCAATGTAGATTTCACAAGAATAGGATAA
- a CDS encoding ABC transporter permease — protein MLFKLAIRNVFRHTRRTLITALAISIGLMFMILIDSMFGGVENQSIRNILETDNSELIVYPKGVFENRFLFPLDSMIEGASALADKIAEESPEVVSAAPRLRFSSLVIGPEAELFAFGVGIDASKDSKVFKLKGSISEGRYLEKEGDLVIGSGLAKELEINVGDVILVQTKSRRGVMDVRDYEITGILNTSNPLINANAFFISLGEAQAILESPGAASEINLHVKGDPKNTKRLNALGSKIGEETGGSYDVYTWYDLNAGLFQIAGQKQSVGYLIALIVIVIALVGIVNTMLLSIYERIPELGAMRAMGFTKADIRWMMVMEGSSIGFLGGLFGVILGLGVVTYMTEVGFDFTGLIGNFKMPFPMDMRFRGDYNFGYMLFTFLLGWIVSTLITLIPTRKATRIEPSEALRHV, from the coding sequence ATGTTGTTCAAATTGGCAATAAGAAACGTCTTCAGACATACGCGCAGGACACTGATTACGGCTCTTGCGATATCCATAGGCCTCATGTTCATGATTCTTATAGACTCGATGTTCGGCGGAGTAGAGAACCAGAGCATCCGCAACATCCTTGAGACAGATAACTCTGAGCTTATAGTTTATCCGAAAGGGGTCTTTGAAAACCGCTTCCTCTTTCCATTGGATTCGATGATAGAGGGAGCGTCAGCGCTTGCTGATAAGATAGCTGAGGAAAGCCCTGAGGTAGTCTCTGCTGCCCCGAGACTGCGTTTCAGTTCTCTTGTTATAGGCCCAGAGGCTGAGCTTTTCGCGTTCGGTGTCGGAATTGACGCGTCAAAAGACTCAAAGGTTTTCAAGCTGAAAGGAAGCATCTCCGAAGGCAGATATCTCGAAAAGGAAGGGGATCTGGTTATCGGTTCAGGTCTTGCCAAGGAGTTGGAGATCAATGTCGGCGACGTGATTCTTGTCCAGACAAAATCCAGACGAGGCGTTATGGATGTCCGGGATTACGAAATAACGGGCATACTCAACACCTCAAACCCCTTAATCAATGCCAACGCCTTTTTTATCTCGCTCGGCGAGGCTCAAGCTATCCTTGAATCGCCTGGCGCCGCTTCGGAGATTAACCTTCACGTTAAAGGCGACCCTAAGAACACCAAAAGGCTTAATGCGCTTGGAAGCAAGATAGGAGAGGAAACCGGCGGTTCATACGATGTATATACATGGTACGACCTAAATGCAGGTCTCTTTCAAATTGCGGGCCAGAAGCAATCGGTCGGATACCTCATCGCGCTCATCGTAATCGTCATCGCTCTCGTGGGAATAGTAAACACCATGCTTCTTTCGATATACGAGCGAATCCCGGAACTTGGCGCAATGAGAGCGATGGGTTTTACTAAAGCGGACATCAGATGGATGATGGTCATGGAAGGCTCGTCCATAGGCTTTCTTGGAGGGCTTTTCGGTGTAATACTTGGACTTGGGGTTGTAACCTATATGACTGAGGTCGGCTTTGATTTCACCGGGCTTATCGGAAACTTCAAGATGCCATTTCCGATGGACATGCGTTTCAGAGGCGACTACAACTTCGGATACATGCTCTTCACGTTCCTTCTGGGCTGGATAGTCTCAACGCTCATAACCCTCATACCGACCCGCAAGGCTACAAGAATTGAACCCTCTGAAGCGCTCAGGCACGTTTAA
- a CDS encoding carbon monoxide dehydrogenase translates to MTKQSEADTRTRIKETDSRLSIRHRWDHFLARWGINRKGHRIEPGLYALGAPSPNSPVFVTANYTLSFDALRENLAGVDAWILVLNTRGINVWCAAGKGTFGTTMLCYYIRETGLEKIVNHRKLILPQLGATGVSAHEVKRRTGFSVEYGPIRAEDLQEYMKYGKADEKMRTVRFDIKDRAVLIPVEFVASFVYMIAAGVGFFFVGGWLASVAAASAFLAGTALFPLLLPWIPTRDFSSKGFILGGLVAVGFALAIFFTNTTSVWWMRTVDSVIYLLLIPPVTAYLALNFTGSTTFTSKSGVRREMYKYIPVMAWLFGIGLLVTVFDVVVKIARLWR, encoded by the coding sequence ATGACCAAACAATCCGAAGCAGATACAAGGACACGGATTAAAGAAACCGATTCGCGCTTATCCATCAGACACCGCTGGGATCACTTCCTTGCGCGCTGGGGCATCAACCGGAAAGGTCACAGAATAGAACCCGGACTTTACGCGCTCGGTGCCCCATCCCCCAACTCCCCTGTTTTCGTGACCGCAAACTACACGCTTAGCTTCGACGCGCTGCGAGAGAATCTTGCCGGAGTTGACGCATGGATACTTGTGCTGAATACGAGAGGCATAAACGTATGGTGCGCTGCAGGCAAGGGAACGTTCGGAACAACAATGCTGTGCTATTACATCAGGGAAACAGGACTTGAGAAGATTGTGAACCATCGCAAACTGATACTTCCACAATTAGGCGCAACCGGCGTATCCGCACACGAGGTAAAGCGCAGAACCGGGTTTTCTGTCGAATACGGACCGATAAGGGCTGAAGATTTGCAAGAATACATGAAGTATGGCAAGGCTGACGAGAAGATGCGGACCGTTCGCTTCGATATAAAGGACAGGGCGGTTTTGATTCCAGTAGAGTTCGTGGCTTCCTTCGTTTATATGATTGCAGCAGGCGTAGGCTTCTTCTTTGTCGGAGGATGGCTCGCATCTGTTGCGGCGGCGAGCGCGTTCCTTGCAGGTACAGCGCTCTTCCCCCTCCTCCTCCCATGGATACCCACTAGGGATTTCAGCTCGAAGGGCTTCATTCTCGGAGGGCTCGTTGCAGTGGGATTTGCCCTGGCAATCTTTTTCACGAACACGACCTCTGTGTGGTGGATGCGCACGGTGGACTCGGTGATTTATCTTTTGCTGATTCCGCCCGTAACCGCATATCTCGCCTTGAATTTCACGGGTTCGACGACGTTCACGTCCAAGTCGGGCGTAAGAAGGGAGATGTACAAGTATATTCCTGTGATGGCTTGGCTATTCGGCATTGGGCTGTTGGTAACCGTTTTCGACGTTGTTGTAAAGATAGCTAGGTTGTGGAGATGA
- a CDS encoding ABC transporter permease, whose protein sequence is MMLLKLALRNVMRNRRRSILTALGVIIAVTLIIYSQGFITGMIDNVLENTARIKSGHVRIATPEYERRKNLSPLENSLSITPELEKTIEQNPHVKAFTYRIQFGVLLSNGDNSKPGFGTAIDVEREKSFLDLSSAKYLLEGSYLAPDDKAVLIGKGLAEDLGFKVGDSLVIITSTAYGSPTGMNLGVKGIVELGQANLDERVFYIPLAAAQQLLDLQAKAAEVLVLLDSKENAEKVAAAWQKEAGESMGIDFIPWQKDEVVGWMNMAFQVFWVIYFVILLIASATIINTMLMAVFERIKEIGILKAMGMRSSSILWLLTIEASMIGLFGSLIGAILGVVLYFAVPVLNFSSIAGQDLGTIYFNPLIRLHLTAGAAIGCFLFGWLVATLTALYPARQGTKVEPATALRRI, encoded by the coding sequence ATGATGCTTTTGAAACTCGCTTTAAGAAACGTAATGCGCAACAGACGCCGCTCAATACTCACGGCCCTTGGCGTCATCATCGCGGTAACGCTCATCATATACTCTCAGGGATTCATAACCGGAATGATAGACAACGTGCTTGAAAATACGGCGCGCATCAAATCGGGTCATGTACGAATAGCGACGCCCGAGTATGAACGCCGCAAGAATCTGTCGCCGCTTGAGAATTCCCTCAGCATAACCCCAGAGCTCGAAAAGACGATCGAGCAAAACCCTCATGTAAAGGCGTTCACCTACAGGATTCAATTCGGCGTGCTTCTTTCAAACGGCGACAACTCCAAGCCAGGATTCGGAACAGCAATAGATGTAGAGCGCGAAAAAAGCTTTCTCGATCTTTCGAGCGCAAAATACCTTCTTGAAGGCTCTTACCTTGCTCCGGACGACAAGGCTGTTCTCATAGGCAAGGGCCTTGCCGAAGACTTGGGATTCAAGGTCGGTGACTCCCTTGTGATAATTACATCGACCGCGTACGGCTCGCCGACAGGCATGAATCTTGGAGTCAAGGGAATTGTGGAGCTTGGACAGGCGAATCTGGACGAAAGAGTCTTCTATATCCCGCTTGCTGCGGCGCAGCAACTACTTGATCTTCAAGCCAAGGCCGCCGAGGTTCTTGTTCTATTGGACTCCAAGGAGAACGCAGAAAAAGTGGCAGCCGCATGGCAAAAAGAAGCCGGCGAGTCAATGGGGATTGATTTCATTCCCTGGCAGAAAGACGAAGTAGTGGGATGGATGAATATGGCATTCCAGGTCTTCTGGGTAATCTACTTCGTCATTCTTTTGATTGCCTCCGCAACCATCATCAACACCATGCTCATGGCTGTATTCGAACGGATCAAGGAGATAGGAATTCTCAAGGCAATGGGCATGCGCTCATCGAGCATCCTGTGGCTTCTTACAATCGAAGCGTCGATGATAGGGCTGTTCGGCTCACTAATAGGCGCCATACTCGGAGTCGTCTTGTACTTTGCTGTCCCCGTTTTAAACTTCTCCTCAATTGCCGGTCAGGATCTGGGCACCATATACTTCAATCCGCTAATAAGACTTCATCTTACGGCGGGCGCAGCGATAGGATGCTTTTTGTTCGGCTGGCTCGTTGCCACGTTAACAGCCCTCTACCCGGCCCGGCAAGGCACAAAGGTAGAGCCTGCGACAGCGCTGAGAAGGATATAG
- a CDS encoding T9SS type A sorting domain-containing protein: MLERRLLLLLVLENIFCSVIQGNLLSPFIGYQDIKATEIIIPQDTTLRWTNVAPRLVFTNLGDQTDTFSIRLIIVENLEGDTVYKEEEQVWPFLKTGVTDTIVFTSWCPEEIGNSYRAIMVIDYYLDQNPSNDSLFRNPILVQCGDTSKYDTLHNLTAAKFNHLDEKYLENRVEIKPELIIANIGNHNEPDSGFSSKIKLLCVTKDHRWNQNDTLYDEIQYLEHISKIGYHGQDTFPDTIPFVFTWTPQGDTEAQYVWNPENIGTHYEIIGLVQLGVVGPEESDHYPYNDTIRIYRTCLFSDDVGLWGFELLDHKTGRKLYNGNIPQGTQIDSKVMLYNCGYHSEKNIRVVLQIQNYNGNWKNIWVDTVIVSNLDWRGESDSYRKMIVFPTYTIKQTESLRLISCAELDGDECPYNNSRGRYMGAVEEKPEDKLSFSLDVKNLGRQISVCYTIPKTTDLSLKIYNVSGELVSTLVENTQKEGSRTIFWSGLDDHQKKLPRGIYLIRMESKEFSVNKKIILYN, from the coding sequence ATGTTAGAAAGAAGGCTTTTGCTTTTGTTGGTTTTGGAAAATATCTTTTGTAGTGTCATTCAAGGAAATTTGTTATCTCCTTTCATCGGGTATCAAGACATTAAAGCAACAGAGATAATAATACCTCAGGACACTACCTTACGCTGGACAAATGTAGCGCCTCGACTTGTTTTCACTAATCTTGGGGATCAGACGGATACCTTTTCAATTCGTTTGATAATTGTTGAAAATTTAGAGGGAGATACCGTCTATAAAGAGGAGGAACAAGTATGGCCTTTCCTTAAAACTGGCGTAACCGATACTATAGTATTTACATCCTGGTGCCCGGAAGAAATTGGAAATAGCTACAGAGCCATTATGGTAATCGATTATTATCTTGATCAGAATCCTTCCAACGACTCTTTATTCAGAAATCCTATTCTTGTGCAATGTGGAGATACCTCTAAGTACGATACCTTACACAATCTTACCGCGGCAAAATTCAACCATCTTGACGAGAAATATTTGGAAAATAGGGTTGAGATTAAGCCCGAACTTATAATTGCAAATATTGGAAATCACAACGAACCTGATTCGGGCTTCAGTAGCAAAATAAAGCTCCTCTGCGTCACAAAAGATCACCGCTGGAACCAGAACGACACTCTTTACGATGAAATCCAATATTTGGAACACATTTCCAAAATAGGATATCACGGACAGGATACATTTCCTGATACAATACCCTTTGTCTTTACATGGACCCCTCAGGGAGATACTGAAGCACAGTACGTTTGGAATCCTGAAAACATCGGCACTCATTACGAAATAATAGGACTTGTTCAACTCGGAGTAGTTGGACCCGAGGAAAGCGACCATTATCCATATAACGACACCATCCGAATCTATCGGACCTGTTTATTTTCCGACGACGTAGGACTCTGGGGTTTTGAATTGCTTGACCATAAAACTGGACGAAAGCTTTACAACGGTAATATCCCTCAAGGAACTCAGATCGATTCCAAGGTAATGCTTTACAACTGCGGTTACCATTCCGAAAAAAACATCAGAGTAGTACTGCAGATTCAAAATTACAATGGTAACTGGAAGAATATCTGGGTCGATACAGTAATTGTTTCAAACCTTGACTGGCGCGGAGAAAGTGACTCGTATCGCAAAATGATAGTATTTCCAACATATACAATAAAGCAAACAGAATCATTGCGACTTATTTCTTGCGCAGAATTAGACGGAGATGAATGCCCATATAATAACAGCCGAGGAAGATACATGGGAGCAGTAGAAGAAAAACCTGAAGATAAACTGTCTTTCTCCCTGGATGTGAAAAACTTAGGGAGACAGATAAGTGTTTGCTACACAATCCCAAAAACAACCGATCTCAGTTTGAAAATATACAACGTTTCCGGAGAGCTTGTTTCTACACTAGTTGAAAACACACAGAAAGAAGGAAGCCGAACCATCTTCTGGTCAGGTCTTGATGATCATCAAAAAAAGCTTCCGCGAGGCATATATTTAATTCGAATGGAAAGCAAGGAATTCTCAGTAAATAAGAAAATAATTCTTTATAATTAG